The following proteins come from a genomic window of Gadus morhua chromosome 11, gadMor3.0, whole genome shotgun sequence:
- the LOC115554785 gene encoding speriolin-like protein: MASMDFEQANVTLLSENENLKHSNNHLNMVLNLVKESLELTTKNNVSSWGVHMDPEGSKPTTHIQDTLGKSQFRRNLHQRGLKPVHKTSSPISFESFIKSSMHTQTRVKPAVETYSQSSVPRKVKDPERLIGEIAFQLDRRILSHVFQSQARLYGFTVLNIPEKIIQVSSHPLIGRVDEGYGLHVSQRYTDLMGRLAQLGYNRTLHPPFTEFIVNTYGILKQRPDSYTAQKMDYNNVYVLREVIFSTAPGKLVPDLLLLLSCLSDMARTDRKPLLLW, translated from the exons ATGGCATCAATGGATTTTGAGCAGGCTAACGTTACATTGCTTTCTGAGAATGAAAACCTCAAGCATAGTAACAACCACTTGAACATGGTGTTAAACCTGGTCAAAGAAAGCCTGGAGCTGACTACCAAGAACAATGTGTCCAGCTGGGGTGTTCACATGGACCCAGAAG GAAGCAAACCAACCACTCATATCCAAGACACCCTGGGGAAGAGCCAGTTCAGAAGAAACTTGCACCAAAGGGGCCTGAAACCTGTGCACAAAACCTCCTCTCCGATCAGCTTTGAGTCTTTCATAAAAAGTTCCATGCACACTCAAACAAGAGTGAAGCCAGCAGTTGAAACCTACAGTCAGTCTTCTGTGCCTCGAAAGGTTAAAG ACCCGGAACGGCTGATTGGAGAGATCGCCTTTCAGCTGGACAGGAGGATTCTTTCGCATGTGTTCCAGAGCCAGGCTAGACTCTATGGCTTTACTGTGCTCAACATACCAGAAAAAATCATCCAG GTGAGCTCACACCCGTTGATCGGGCGGGTGGATGAGGGGTACGGCCTCCATGTCTCCCAGAGGTACACGGACCTGATGGGGAGGTTGGCCCAGCTCGGGTACAATCGGACCCTGCACCCTCCCTTCACTGAGTTCATCGTCAACACCTATGGGATACTGAAGCAAAGGCCCGATTCTTACACGGCTCAGAAGATGGACTACAACAACGTCTATGTTTTGAGGGAGGTCATTTTCAGCACTGCTCCAGGGAAACTGGTCCCggacctgctcctcctgctcagcTGCCTGTCGGACATGGCCAGGACGGACAGGAAGCCCCTCCTCCTGTGGTAG